One region of Gorilla gorilla gorilla isolate KB3781 chromosome 13, NHGRI_mGorGor1-v2.1_pri, whole genome shotgun sequence genomic DNA includes:
- the MSMP gene encoding prostate-associated microseminoprotein → MALRMLWAGQAKGILGGWGIICLVMSLLLQHPGVYSKCYFQAQAPCHYEGKYFTLGESWLRKDCFHCTCLHPVGVGCCDTSQHPIDFPAGCEVRQEAGTCQFSLVQKSDPRLPCKGGGPDPEWGSANTPVPGAPAPHSS, encoded by the exons ATGGCCCTAAGGATGCTCTGGGCTGGACAGGCCAAGGGGATCCTAGGAGGCTGGGGGATCATCTGCTTGGTGATGTCTCTACTCCTCCAGCACCCAGGAGTCTACAGCAAGTGCTACTTCCAAGCTCAAG CCCCCTGTCACTATGAGGGGAAATATTTCACCCTGGGCGAGTCTTGGCTCCGCAAGGACTGTTTCCATTGCACCTGTCTGCATCCTGTTGGCGTGGGCTGCTGTGACAC GTCCCAGCATCCCATCGACTTCCCGGCTGGGTGTGAGGTACGTCAGGAGGCAGGAACCTGCCAGTTCTCCTTGGTGCAAAAATCTGACCCTCGGCTGCCCTGCAAAGGGGGAGGGCCTGACCCAGAATGGGGCTCAGCCAACACCCCTGTTCCTGGGGCTCCTGCTCCCCACTCCAGCTAG
- the RGP1 gene encoding RAB6A-GEF complex partner protein 2 isoform X1, producing the protein MIEVVAELSRGPVFLAGEALECVVTVTNPLPPTATSASSEALAWASAQIHCQFHASESRVALPPPDSSQPDVQPDSQTVFLPHRGERGQCILSTPPKILFCDLRLDPGESKSYSYSEVLPIEGPPSFRGQSVKYVYKLTIGCQRVNSPITLLRVPLRVLVLTGLQDVRFPHDEAVAPSSPFLEEDEGGKKDSWLAELAGERLMAATSCRSLHLYNISDGRGKVGTFGIFKSVYRLGEDVVGTLNLGEGTVACLQFSVSLQTEERVQPEYQRRRGAGGVPSVSHVTHARHQESCLHTTRTSFSLPIPLSSTPGFCTAIVSLKWRLHFEFVTSREPGLVLLPPVEQPEPTTWTGPEQVPVDTFSWDLPIKVLPTSPTLASYAAPGPSTSTITI; encoded by the exons TGAGGCCCTGGCCTGGGCCAGTGCCCAAATCCACTGCCAGTTCCATGCCAGTGAGAGTCGAGTAGCACTGCCTCCTCCTGACTCTAGTCAGCCAGATGTCCAGCCCGACAGCCAGACTGTCTTTCTGCCACACCGAG GTGAGAGGGGCCAGTGTATTCTTTCTACTCCACCAAAAATTCTATTCTGTGACCTGAGGCTTGATCCTGGAGAGTCCAAATCAT ACTCCTACAGTGAAGTGCTGCCCATAGAGGGACCACCCTCCTTTCGGGGTCAGTCAGTCAAGTACGTCTACAAACTGACCATTGGCTGCCAGCGTGTCAACTCCCCTATCACTTTACTCAGAGTCCCTCTGAGGGTTCTTGTGCTGACTG GCCTTCAGGATGTCCGGTTTCCCCACGATGAGGCTGTAGCCCCATCCAGTCCATTCTTGGAGGAGGATGAAGGTGGGAAGAAAGATTCATGGCTAGCTGAGCTGGCTGGGGAACGCCTAATGGCTGCCACATCCTGCCGCAGCCTCC ATCTATACAATATCAGTGATGGCCGAGGGAAAGTTGGGACATTTGGCATCTTCAAATCTGTGTACAGACTTGGCGAGGACGTGGTGGGGACCTTAAACTTAGGGGAAGGAACCGTAGCTTGTTTGCAG TTTTCAGTCAGCTTACAGACCGAGGAGCGTGTACAGCCTGAGTACCAGCGGCGACGTGGGGCAGGGGGTGTCCCCTCTGTGTCGCATGTGACTCACGCCCGGCACCAGGAATCCTGCCTACATACAACTAGAACCAGCTTCTCCCTCCCAATCCCTCTCAGCTCCACCCCAGGCTTCTGTACAGCCATTG TGTCCTTGAAGTGGAGATTGCATTTTGAATTTGTAACGTCCAGAGAACCAGGATTGGTACTCCTACCCCCTGTGGAACAGCCCGAACCTACCACCTGGACAGGACCTGAGCAAGTACCTGTAGACACCTTCAGCTGGGACCTCCCCATCAAGGTGCTGCCTACTAGCCCCACCCTGGCCTCATATGctgccccaggccccagcacCAGCACCATAACCATCTGA